The following proteins are co-located in the Bradyrhizobium sp. AZCC 2176 genome:
- a CDS encoding leucyl aminopeptidase, producing MSDAVKVGFVAFSTAPRGVLVVFCDDALKFGEATRKALGKAADTVKRAAAANQFKGKSGSTLDIPAPDGIKAERLIVVGVGKTADIKEKDFLKFGGVTAGKLNAASKSVTVIAELPEAAMQGDAAAAIASGIRLRAYKFDRYKTKKKDGENGALGADVSIAVEDVAAARKAFAPASHVVDGVVIARELVNEPPNVLYPIEFARRASQLKKFGVDVEVLDVKAMKKLGMGALLGVAQGSTQPGRTVIMRWNGGKKGDQPVAFVGKGVCFDTGGISIKGAASMEDMKGDMGGAACVVGLMHALAARKAKVNAVGAIGLVENMPDGNAQRPGDIVTSMSGQTIEIINTDAEGRLVLADVLWYVAKKFKPKFMVDLATLTGAIMVALGTEYSGMFSNNDELAERLSKIGNETGERVWRMPLGPEYDKQIDSQFADMKNTGGRHGGSITAAQFLHRFVDNTPWAHLDVAGTAMGAPKTDINQSWGSGYGVRLLDRLVAEYYEATK from the coding sequence ATGTCCGACGCCGTCAAGGTCGGCTTTGTCGCTTTTTCCACAGCGCCCCGCGGCGTTCTCGTGGTGTTTTGCGATGACGCGTTGAAATTCGGCGAGGCCACTCGGAAGGCGCTGGGAAAGGCGGCCGATACCGTCAAGCGGGCGGCGGCGGCCAACCAGTTCAAGGGAAAGAGCGGATCGACGCTCGATATTCCGGCGCCGGACGGAATCAAGGCGGAGCGCCTGATCGTGGTCGGTGTCGGCAAGACGGCCGATATCAAGGAGAAGGATTTTCTCAAATTCGGCGGGGTGACGGCGGGCAAGCTCAACGCCGCCAGTAAATCGGTCACCGTGATCGCCGAACTGCCCGAGGCGGCAATGCAGGGCGATGCCGCTGCCGCGATCGCGTCGGGCATCCGGCTGCGCGCGTATAAATTCGACCGCTACAAGACCAAGAAGAAAGACGGCGAGAACGGCGCGCTTGGCGCCGACGTTTCAATTGCCGTCGAGGATGTCGCTGCTGCGCGAAAGGCCTTCGCGCCGGCATCCCATGTCGTGGACGGCGTGGTCATCGCGCGCGAACTCGTCAACGAACCGCCCAACGTGCTGTACCCGATCGAATTCGCGCGCCGCGCCAGCCAACTAAAGAAGTTCGGTGTCGATGTCGAGGTGCTCGACGTCAAGGCGATGAAGAAGCTCGGGATGGGCGCCTTGCTCGGTGTCGCACAGGGCTCGACGCAGCCCGGCCGCACCGTGATCATGCGCTGGAACGGCGGTAAGAAGGGCGATCAACCCGTTGCTTTCGTTGGCAAAGGCGTTTGCTTCGATACCGGCGGTATCTCCATCAAGGGAGCTGCCAGCATGGAAGACATGAAGGGCGACATGGGCGGTGCGGCCTGCGTCGTCGGGTTGATGCATGCGCTGGCTGCGCGCAAGGCGAAGGTCAACGCGGTCGGCGCCATCGGCCTGGTCGAGAACATGCCTGACGGCAATGCCCAGCGCCCGGGCGATATCGTCACCTCGATGTCGGGGCAGACCATCGAGATCATCAACACCGACGCCGAAGGCCGGCTCGTGCTCGCCGACGTGCTCTGGTACGTCGCCAAGAAATTCAAGCCTAAATTCATGGTCGATCTTGCGACGCTCACCGGCGCGATCATGGTCGCGCTCGGCACCGAATATTCCGGCATGTTCTCCAACAACGACGAACTGGCAGAGCGGCTGAGCAAGATCGGGAACGAAACCGGTGAGCGCGTCTGGCGCATGCCGCTTGGTCCCGAATACGACAAGCAGATCGATTCGCAGTTTGCCGACATGAAGAACACTGGCGGGCGCCATGGCGGTTCGATCACCGCCGCGCAGTTCCTGCACCGTTTCGTCGACAACACGCCGTGGGCGCACCTCGACGTTGCGGGAACTGCAATGGGCGCGCCGAAAACCGACATTAACCAAAGTTGGGGTTCAGGTTATGGCGTTCGCCTGCTGGACCGGCTGGTCGCGGAATACTACGAAGCCACAAAGTAA
- a CDS encoding LPS-assembly protein LptD produces the protein MAVVAARKLRSPAFRRRTIVRRYRARMAAVCAPMFALLAGLVFAGSIELALTVPASAQTFTYNPRPPKPPPRPANNDGKMLVQAVEVDYDYNNQRVSAVGNVQMFYNGTSVEADKVIYDQKTKRLHAEGNIRLTDAEGKVTYANIMDLSDDYRDGFVDSLRVDTADATRMAATRADRSAGNYTVFENGVYTACAPCKDNPKKPPLWQVKGARIIHDQTDKMLYFENAQLEFFGVPMAYLPYFSTPDPTVKRKTGFLMPGYSSVSTYGYGVETPFYWAIAPDYDATFNPRFTTRQGVLFQGEFRQRLINGSYQIRAYGIDQLDQDAFKGQPGDRQFRGGVDTKGQFAINDKWVWGWDGVLLSDYYFFSDYRLAQYKDPLGSFLSLPTEAISQLYLTGVGSRSFFDARTIYYLSFSGSQDKVPVIHPVIDYSNVINSPILGGEFSYKTNFTSLSRTTAAFDPITTLANTNGLCLTASADPMARIPSQCLLRGMPGTYTRLTAEAQWRRSFTDPLGQIWTPFAIMRADAIDASISNQPGVSNFLPVGDTQAVRLMPTVGLEYRYPFINVQPWGTTTIEPIAQIIARPNETYAGRLPNEDAQSMVFDASNLFAVDKFSGYDRVEGGGRANVGVQATTQFDHGGSVNVLFGQSYQLFGLNSFAVADATNTAVNSGLQNSRSDYVARINYSPNRTYTFSVRTRMDEATQNLNRFEAEGRAAFDRWSVSMIYGNYAAQPELGYLTRREGLLGSASIKVASNWVVSGSARWDLEANKLNQYVVGAGYVDDCFVLAANYVTSYSYSAGTTPPVLSHAFMLQIGLRTIANSSSSAGGTGVQ, from the coding sequence GTGGCCGTTGTCGCCGCCCGCAAGTTGAGGTCGCCTGCGTTCAGGCGGCGCACCATTGTGCGCCGCTACCGAGCCCGCATGGCCGCCGTTTGCGCCCCCATGTTTGCCCTGCTTGCCGGGCTGGTTTTCGCCGGCTCGATCGAGCTTGCCCTGACTGTGCCGGCCTCGGCGCAGACCTTCACCTATAATCCGCGGCCGCCAAAGCCGCCGCCACGGCCTGCCAACAACGACGGCAAGATGCTCGTGCAAGCGGTCGAGGTGGACTACGACTACAACAACCAGCGCGTGTCGGCGGTCGGCAACGTGCAGATGTTCTACAACGGCACCAGCGTGGAGGCCGACAAGGTCATCTATGACCAGAAGACCAAGCGGCTGCATGCGGAAGGCAACATCCGCCTGACCGACGCGGAAGGCAAAGTCACCTACGCCAACATCATGGACCTGAGCGACGACTACCGTGACGGTTTCGTCGATTCGCTGCGGGTCGATACCGCGGATGCCACGCGGATGGCGGCGACGCGCGCCGACCGGTCCGCCGGCAATTACACCGTGTTCGAAAACGGCGTGTATACCGCCTGCGCGCCCTGCAAGGACAATCCGAAGAAGCCGCCGCTGTGGCAGGTCAAGGGTGCGCGCATCATCCACGACCAGACCGACAAGATGCTGTACTTCGAAAACGCGCAGCTCGAGTTCTTCGGCGTGCCGATGGCGTATCTGCCGTATTTCTCGACGCCCGATCCGACCGTCAAGCGCAAGACCGGCTTCCTGATGCCCGGCTACAGCTCGGTCTCGACCTATGGCTACGGTGTCGAGACGCCGTTCTATTGGGCGATTGCGCCGGACTATGACGCGACCTTCAATCCGCGATTCACTACCCGGCAGGGCGTGCTGTTCCAGGGCGAATTCCGCCAGCGGCTGATCAACGGCTCGTATCAGATCCGCGCCTATGGCATCGACCAGCTCGATCAGGACGCATTCAAGGGCCAGCCGGGCGACCGTCAGTTCCGCGGCGGTGTCGACACCAAGGGCCAGTTCGCGATCAACGACAAATGGGTCTGGGGCTGGGACGGCGTCCTGCTGTCGGACTACTACTTCTTCTCGGACTACCGGCTGGCCCAGTACAAGGATCCGCTGGGCTCGTTCCTGAGCCTTCCGACGGAAGCCATCTCGCAGCTTTATCTGACCGGCGTCGGCAGCCGCAGCTTCTTTGACGCGCGCACGATCTATTACCTGTCCTTCTCCGGCAGCCAGGACAAGGTGCCGGTGATTCATCCGGTCATCGACTATTCCAACGTCATCAACAGCCCGATCCTCGGCGGCGAGTTCAGCTACAAGACGAATTTCACCAGCCTGTCGCGCACGACCGCGGCCTTCGACCCGATCACGACGCTGGCGAATACCAACGGCCTGTGCCTGACCGCATCGGCCGATCCGATGGCCCGGATCCCCTCGCAGTGTCTGCTGCGCGGCATGCCTGGCACCTATACGCGGCTGACGGCCGAAGCGCAGTGGCGGCGCTCGTTCACTGACCCTCTCGGTCAGATCTGGACCCCGTTTGCGATCATGCGCGCCGACGCCATCGACGCCTCGATCTCGAACCAGCCCGGCGTTTCGAACTTCCTGCCCGTCGGCGACACCCAGGCGGTCCGCCTGATGCCGACGGTCGGCCTCGAATATCGCTACCCCTTCATCAACGTTCAGCCTTGGGGCACGACCACGATCGAGCCGATTGCGCAGATCATCGCTCGTCCCAACGAGACCTATGCCGGCAGGCTGCCCAACGAAGACGCCCAGAGCATGGTGTTCGATGCCAGCAACCTGTTCGCGGTCGACAAGTTCTCCGGCTACGACCGTGTCGAAGGCGGCGGCCGCGCCAATGTCGGCGTCCAGGCGACCACGCAGTTCGACCACGGCGGCAGCGTCAACGTGCTGTTCGGACAATCCTACCAGTTGTTCGGCCTGAACTCGTTCGCGGTGGCGGACGCGACCAATACCGCGGTCAATTCCGGCCTGCAGAACTCCCGATCCGACTACGTCGCCCGCATCAATTACTCGCCGAACCGGACCTATACGTTCAGCGTGCGCACGCGCATGGACGAAGCGACGCAGAATCTCAACCGCTTCGAGGCCGAAGGACGCGCCGCGTTCGACCGCTGGTCGGTGAGCATGATTTACGGCAATTATGCCGCGCAGCCGGAACTCGGCTATCTGACCCGGCGCGAGGGCCTGCTCGGCAGCGCATCGATCAAGGTAGCATCGAACTGGGTCGTGTCGGGCTCGGCACGGTGGGATCTTGAAGCCAACAAGCTGAACCAATATGTCGTCGGCGCCGGCTATGTGGATGACTGCTTCGTGCTGGCGGCCAATTACGTCACGTCCTACAGCTACTCCGCCGGGACGACGCCGCCGGTGCTCAGCCACGCGTTCATGCTCCAGATCGGCCTGCGGACCATCGCGAATTCGTCCTCGTCGGCCGGCGGCACCGGCGTTCAGTAG
- a CDS encoding septal ring lytic transglycosylase RlpA family protein has protein sequence MCEDHPRSHNGSVAGIGTNPQKIGASSLTHPHSLDQVLRHREPNHLKINQGVVMLFRSSAAICGAVVALAISVTVARGEIGAVHSSAVVNAASGDAIVGAASTYNPFRPGWREGGPNTASGEGYDPSVWAAAIKTSLRQKFGGVQYGARPKYALVEAVGKKVIVKINDVGPLTPGRIIDLNERAMRHFDPSLQLGVIYGVRVRPLSGDYWIPGPVG, from the coding sequence TTGTGCGAGGACCACCCTCGTTCCCACAACGGTTCCGTCGCCGGGATTGGCACGAATCCGCAAAAAATTGGCGCGAGTTCGTTAACGCATCCGCATTCGCTCGACCAAGTTTTGCGGCATCGGGAACCGAACCATCTAAAAATCAATCAAGGAGTTGTAATGTTGTTTCGCTCGAGCGCCGCGATTTGCGGCGCCGTAGTTGCGCTTGCCATTTCTGTTACCGTTGCTCGAGGTGAAATCGGTGCAGTTCATTCAAGCGCCGTCGTCAATGCCGCTTCTGGGGATGCGATCGTTGGCGCAGCATCTACGTACAATCCGTTCCGGCCTGGATGGCGGGAGGGCGGCCCGAACACAGCCTCTGGCGAGGGCTATGATCCCTCTGTCTGGGCGGCTGCCATCAAGACGAGTTTGCGCCAAAAATTTGGTGGGGTCCAATACGGCGCGAGGCCGAAGTATGCCCTCGTTGAGGCCGTAGGCAAGAAGGTCATCGTCAAGATAAATGACGTGGGGCCACTAACGCCTGGCCGCATCATTGACCTCAATGAGCGGGCGATGCGCCATTTCGATCCAAGCTTGCAGCTCGGGGTAATTTACGGCGTGAGAGTTAGGCCGCTTTCCGGCGACTATTGGATCCCCGGACCAGTTGGCTGA
- a CDS encoding adenylate/guanylate cyclase domain-containing protein — protein MNSEHVERRLAAILAADVVGSCRLIGIDEEGTLAQLKALRKALFDPKIAQHHGRVVKNTGDGALVEFASVVDAVRCADEIQRGVAEQNTDVPQDRRIEFRIGIHLGDIIIADDDIFGDGVNIAVRLEGIAEPGGICISDDVHRQVRGKVEGTLEDMGAQTLKNIAEPMRAWRLRIDVKSSALPSPKLSIETAQPLPLPDKPSIAVLPVPEHERRSRARLFR, from the coding sequence ATGAACAGCGAGCACGTGGAGCGGCGATTGGCGGCTATTCTGGCGGCAGATGTCGTGGGCTCTTGCCGCTTGATAGGGATCGACGAAGAAGGCACGCTGGCGCAACTGAAAGCTCTCAGAAAAGCGCTTTTCGATCCCAAGATCGCTCAGCATCACGGACGTGTCGTCAAGAACACCGGGGACGGCGCTCTCGTTGAGTTCGCCAGCGTGGTCGACGCCGTGCGATGTGCCGACGAGATCCAACGCGGCGTGGCTGAACAAAATACCGATGTGCCGCAGGACAGGCGGATCGAATTTCGCATCGGCATTCACCTCGGTGATATTATCATCGCAGACGATGATATCTTTGGTGATGGTGTCAATATTGCAGTGCGTCTCGAAGGGATCGCAGAGCCGGGCGGGATTTGCATTTCCGACGATGTTCACCGGCAGGTTCGTGGCAAGGTTGAGGGCACCTTAGAGGATATGGGCGCTCAAACTCTCAAGAATATTGCTGAACCGATGCGCGCGTGGCGATTGAGGATCGACGTGAAGTCGTCTGCGTTACCGTCGCCGAAGCTATCAATCGAGACCGCCCAACCCCTTCCACTGCCCGACAAACCCTCCATCGCTGTGCTGCCCGTTCCAGAACATGAGCGGCGATCCAGAGCAAGATTATTTCGCTGA
- a CDS encoding ABC-F family ATP-binding cassette domain-containing protein encodes MLSITDISVRIAGRLLIDDSTVQIVPGARVGFVGRNGVGKSTLFHAIRGDLPVESGSITLPPRWRIGSLAQEAPDGPESLINVVLKADLERDALLREAETATDPHRIAEIQTRLVDIDAHSAPARAAAILSGLGFSTADQARPCSEFSGGWRMRVALAATLFSAPDLLLLDEPTNYLDLEGTLWLEDHLANYPRTVIVISHDRDLLDTSVDQILHLDRGKLTLYKGTYSSFEEQRATREMLDAKHAKRQADERKRLQAFVDRFKAKASKARQAQSRVKMLERMKPVTALVTQDVREISFPTPEKMLSPPILAVDDVSVGYDPKKPVLNRVTLRIDTDDRIALLGSNGNGKSTLVKLLASKLPPFSGRITRAEKLSVGYFAQHQVDELNLDASPYDHIRKLMPDAPETKVRGRTGAIGFSGKAGDTLVKSLSGGEKARLLLGLATFYGPNMIILDEPTNHLDIDSRAALAEAINDFPGAVIMVSHDRYLIEACADQLWVVANQTVTTYDGDLDEYRRMVLSIGDTRGGSRERSGERIKENARPERGKSERRTPLKQRIAVAEAEIERITGIIAKIDTALALPDLFARDPKQAAQLGKARAGAESALRRAEEAWLEASSEFDEAAG; translated from the coding sequence ATGCTCTCCATCACAGATATTTCGGTCCGGATTGCCGGGCGGCTTTTGATCGACGACAGTACGGTGCAGATCGTGCCCGGCGCGCGCGTCGGCTTCGTCGGCCGCAACGGCGTCGGCAAATCGACGCTATTTCACGCGATCCGTGGCGACCTGCCGGTCGAATCGGGGAGCATCACCCTGCCGCCGCGTTGGCGCATCGGCAGCCTGGCGCAGGAGGCGCCGGACGGCCCGGAAAGTCTCATCAATGTCGTGCTGAAGGCCGATCTGGAGCGCGATGCGCTGCTCCGTGAGGCCGAAACCGCCACCGATCCGCATCGGATCGCCGAGATCCAGACCCGGCTGGTCGATATCGACGCGCACTCCGCGCCGGCCCGCGCGGCCGCGATCCTGAGCGGGCTCGGATTTTCCACCGCAGATCAGGCGCGGCCATGCTCGGAATTCTCCGGCGGCTGGCGCATGCGGGTGGCGCTGGCGGCGACGCTGTTCTCCGCACCGGACCTGCTGCTGCTGGACGAGCCGACCAACTATCTCGATCTCGAAGGCACGCTGTGGCTGGAAGACCATCTGGCCAACTATCCGCGCACCGTGATCGTGATCAGCCACGACCGCGACCTGCTCGACACCTCGGTCGACCAGATCCTGCACCTCGATCGCGGCAAGCTGACGCTCTACAAGGGGACCTATTCCTCGTTCGAGGAACAGCGCGCCACCCGCGAGATGCTGGACGCCAAGCACGCCAAGCGCCAGGCTGACGAGCGCAAGCGGCTGCAGGCCTTCGTCGATCGCTTCAAGGCAAAAGCCTCGAAAGCCCGCCAAGCCCAGTCGCGCGTGAAAATGCTGGAGCGGATGAAGCCGGTCACCGCGCTGGTGACGCAGGACGTGCGCGAGATTTCGTTTCCGACGCCGGAGAAAATGCTATCGCCGCCGATCCTCGCGGTCGATGACGTCTCGGTCGGCTATGATCCGAAAAAGCCGGTGCTCAACCGCGTGACGCTGCGGATCGACACCGACGACCGCATCGCCCTGCTGGGCTCCAACGGCAACGGCAAGTCGACGCTGGTGAAACTTCTGGCCAGCAAGCTGCCGCCGTTTTCGGGCCGTATCACGCGTGCGGAGAAGCTCTCGGTCGGCTATTTCGCACAACATCAGGTCGACGAGCTCAACCTCGACGCTTCACCTTACGATCACATTCGCAAGCTGATGCCCGATGCGCCGGAAACCAAGGTACGTGGCCGCACCGGCGCGATCGGCTTTTCCGGCAAGGCCGGCGATACCCTGGTCAAGAGCCTGTCGGGCGGCGAGAAGGCGCGACTATTGCTCGGGCTCGCAACGTTCTACGGCCCGAACATGATCATCCTCGACGAGCCGACCAACCATCTGGACATCGACAGCCGTGCGGCGCTGGCGGAAGCGATCAACGATTTTCCCGGCGCCGTCATCATGGTCTCGCACGACCGCTATTTGATCGAAGCCTGCGCCGATCAATTGTGGGTCGTCGCCAATCAGACAGTGACGACTTACGACGGTGACCTCGACGAATACCGGCGAATGGTGTTGTCGATCGGCGACACACGCGGCGGTTCGCGCGAGCGCAGCGGCGAGCGTATCAAGGAAAACGCAAGGCCTGAGCGTGGCAAAAGCGAACGGCGAACGCCGCTGAAGCAGCGGATCGCCGTGGCCGAAGCCGAAATCGAGCGCATCACCGGCATCATCGCCAAGATCGACACGGCGCTTGCGCTGCCGGACCTGTTCGCGCGTGATCCCAAGCAGGCCGCCCAGCTCGGCAAGGCGCGCGCCGGCGCCGAAAGCGCGCTGCGGCGGGCCGAGGAAGCCTGGCTTGAGGCCAGTTCGGAATTTGACGAAGCAGCAGGCTAG
- the lptG gene encoding LPS export ABC transporter permease LptG has protein sequence MSMMTNTLGRYFAGRFLVAAVGVFASIFVLLVLVDYIEMVRKTSGLVSASAITVAQTSLYRVPQLLEKLMPFCVLIGAMTCYLALSRRLELVVARAAGVSAWQFVAPALASSILLGTVATVAYNPMSANLRELSKRMEAELFGSAPGGGIQDASGFWLNQINSDGQSIINAARSEQQGVRLTGLTVFRFDTDLQFKERIEAREAFLEEGRWAFKSVRRYSLDKPPVDQDNYYLSTTLTPAQVRNSFSTPETVSFWQLPGYIRSSESSGFATAGYRLQYHKLIAQPFLLAAMVMLAASVSLRFFRMGGVQKMVLSGVGAGFLLYVLSKVTEDLSKAELMHPIAAAWLPVCVGGLTGFLALLYQEDG, from the coding sequence ATGAGCATGATGACCAACACGCTCGGGCGATACTTTGCAGGCCGCTTCCTGGTCGCGGCGGTGGGCGTGTTTGCGAGCATTTTCGTGTTGCTCGTGCTGGTCGACTACATAGAAATGGTCCGCAAGACCTCCGGGCTGGTGTCGGCATCCGCGATCACGGTGGCTCAGACGTCGCTTTACCGGGTGCCGCAACTGCTCGAAAAGCTAATGCCGTTCTGCGTCCTGATCGGCGCCATGACCTGCTATCTGGCGCTGTCGCGGCGGCTTGAGCTGGTGGTCGCACGTGCGGCCGGCGTATCTGCCTGGCAGTTCGTCGCACCGGCGCTGGCCAGTTCGATCCTCCTCGGCACCGTGGCAACGGTTGCCTACAACCCAATGTCGGCGAACCTGCGCGAACTCTCCAAGCGGATGGAGGCCGAACTGTTCGGCTCGGCGCCCGGCGGCGGCATCCAGGATGCCTCCGGCTTCTGGCTCAACCAGATCAACAGCGACGGCCAGTCGATCATCAATGCGGCGCGCAGCGAGCAGCAGGGTGTCCGGCTGACGGGACTGACCGTGTTCCGGTTCGATACTGATCTGCAGTTCAAGGAGCGAATCGAAGCCCGCGAAGCATTCCTCGAGGAGGGCCGGTGGGCCTTCAAATCGGTACGAAGATACTCCCTGGATAAACCTCCGGTTGATCAAGACAATTATTACCTCTCAACCACCCTCACCCCGGCCCAGGTCCGCAACAGTTTCTCCACCCCGGAAACCGTGTCTTTTTGGCAACTTCCCGGCTATATCCGCTCTTCCGAAAGCTCGGGCTTCGCGACCGCAGGCTACCGCCTGCAGTACCATAAGCTTATCGCACAGCCGTTTTTGCTGGCTGCAATGGTGATGTTGGCGGCTTCCGTCAGCCTTCGCTTCTTCCGGATGGGCGGCGTGCAGAAGATGGTTTTGAGTGGCGTGGGCGCAGGCTTTCTGCTCTACGTTCTATCGAAAGTTACTGAGGATTTGAGCAAGGCTGAGTTGATGCATCCCATCGCTGCGGCGTGGTTGCCCGTCTGCGTGGGCGGCCTCACCGGTTTTTTGGCCTTGTTGTACCAGGAGGACGGGTAG
- the lptF gene encoding LPS export ABC transporter permease LptF, whose translation MGSIDRYIFRTTLASFALVLVSLTGVIWITQALRGIDLMTSQGQTIITFLGITSLVIPALVLVIAPIALMIAISHTLNKLATDSEIIVMNAAGFSPFRLFRPFFFATCVVAALVTFIAAYLAPDGLRRIKQWDAEITADVLTNILQPGRFAQLDQNLTIRIRERQPGGVLAGIFVDDRRDPKERVTIIADHGTVLKNENGSYLVLENGNLERFEAGKRDPALVAFARYAFDMSKFSNRGRDVALGIRERYLWDLVSPSDDDPVFKQLSGQFLAELHDRFLAPVYPFAFAVLTFAFLGTPRTTRQSRNFSVGGSILAVFGLRMAGFACSVMTVKTPGMAVVQYLMLFGAIGVGLWMIIGGIVVEPPAALMEAINRSNARLARLFGRPATA comes from the coding sequence ATGGGGTCGATCGACAGGTACATTTTCCGCACGACGCTCGCGTCGTTTGCGCTGGTCCTGGTCAGCCTCACCGGCGTGATCTGGATTACGCAGGCGTTGCGCGGCATCGACCTGATGACGAGCCAGGGCCAGACCATCATCACCTTTCTCGGAATCACCAGTCTGGTGATTCCGGCGCTTGTCCTGGTCATCGCGCCGATTGCGCTGATGATCGCGATCTCCCACACGCTGAACAAGCTCGCCACCGATTCCGAAATCATCGTGATGAATGCCGCCGGCTTTTCCCCGTTCCGGCTATTCCGCCCGTTCTTCTTCGCCACCTGTGTGGTGGCGGCCCTGGTCACCTTCATCGCTGCCTATCTCGCTCCCGACGGCCTGCGCCGGATCAAGCAATGGGACGCCGAGATCACCGCCGATGTGCTGACCAACATCCTGCAGCCCGGCCGTTTCGCCCAGCTCGACCAGAACCTGACGATTCGCATCCGGGAACGGCAGCCGGGCGGCGTACTCGCCGGCATCTTCGTCGACGACCGCCGCGATCCCAAGGAGCGCGTCACCATTATTGCCGACCATGGCACGGTGCTGAAGAACGAGAACGGCTCTTACCTGGTGCTGGAGAACGGCAATCTCGAGCGTTTCGAGGCGGGAAAACGCGATCCGGCGCTGGTCGCTTTCGCCCGCTATGCTTTCGACATGTCGAAGTTCTCCAATCGCGGCCGCGACGTCGCACTGGGAATTCGCGAACGCTATCTCTGGGACCTGGTTTCGCCCTCCGACGACGATCCGGTTTTCAAGCAACTCTCCGGACAGTTTCTCGCCGAACTGCATGACCGCTTCCTGGCGCCGGTATATCCCTTTGCGTTCGCCGTCCTGACCTTTGCCTTCCTCGGCACGCCGCGCACCACGCGCCAGAGCCGCAATTTTTCGGTCGGCGGATCCATCCTGGCGGTGTTCGGCCTGCGTATGGCGGGCTTCGCTTGTTCGGTGATGACGGTGAAGACGCCGGGCATGGCTGTCGTCCAGTATTTGATGCTGTTCGGCGCGATCGGCGTCGGGCTGTGGATGATCATCGGCGGCATCGTGGTGGAGCCGCCGGCAGCGCTGATGGAGGCCATCAACAGGTCGAACGCACGGCTGGCGCGGCTCTTTGGACGGCCCGCCACAGCATGA
- a CDS encoding DNA polymerase III subunit chi, with protein sequence MTEVLFYHLQSMSLESVLPPLLEKSLERGWRVVVQSTSPERAEALDAHLWTYSDDSFLPHATWRVGDAQDQPIILSIEEGNPNRANVRFLIDNAALPVDCDSYERVVLVFNGDDTDALTAARGAWADCKARGFEVTYWQADERGRWQRRQ encoded by the coding sequence ATGACGGAAGTCCTGTTCTATCATTTGCAGAGCATGTCGCTCGAAAGCGTACTGCCGCCGCTTCTGGAAAAATCGCTCGAGCGCGGCTGGCGCGTGGTCGTGCAATCGACCTCGCCGGAGCGCGCCGAGGCGCTCGATGCGCATTTGTGGACTTACAGCGACGATTCGTTCCTGCCGCACGCGACATGGCGTGTCGGCGATGCGCAGGACCAGCCCATCATTCTCTCGATCGAGGAGGGCAACCCGAACCGGGCCAATGTCAGGTTCCTGATCGACAACGCGGCGTTGCCCGTCGATTGCGACAGCTACGAACGGGTGGTGCTGGTCTTCAACGGCGACGATACCGACGCGCTGACCGCGGCGCGCGGCGCCTGGGCCGATTGCAAGGCGCGGGGGTTCGAGGTGACTTATTGGCAGGCCGATGAGCGCGGCCGGTGGCAGCGGCGGCAATAG
- a CDS encoding sulfur globule protein precursor, translating to MLRKLSLVAVAAASLGAAALMPTSASAGGWHHGWHHGGWHHHHHGWGGPRVFIGGPAFYAGGYGGCYVRRLVPTPWGPRWRLVNRCY from the coding sequence ATGTTACGCAAACTCTCGCTTGTTGCAGTGGCCGCGGCATCGCTGGGAGCGGCCGCGCTGATGCCGACATCGGCCTCGGCCGGCGGCTGGCATCACGGCTGGCACCATGGCGGCTGGCATCACCATCATCACGGTTGGGGTGGCCCGCGCGTCTTCATCGGCGGCCCGGCCTTTTACGCCGGCGGATATGGCGGCTGCTATGTGCGGCGCCTGGTTCCGACCCCCTGGGGTCCGCGCTGGCGGCTGGTGAACCGCTGCTACTGA